In Desulfosediminicola ganghwensis, a single window of DNA contains:
- a CDS encoding MoaD/ThiS family protein yields MKITVSLKLFASLAKYKPCDDGPTCYVTVPVGTTVADLARDLAVPVEKVRMILINEATCDLETVLAEGDYIVLFPTIAGG; encoded by the coding sequence ATGAAAATAACAGTTTCATTGAAGCTCTTTGCCTCATTGGCAAAATACAAGCCATGTGACGATGGCCCTACCTGTTATGTTACCGTTCCTGTCGGCACGACGGTCGCAGATCTGGCGCGCGATCTCGCTGTTCCCGTGGAGAAGGTGAGAATGATCCTGATTAACGAGGCAACATGCGATCTCGAAACGGTTCTGGCTGAAGGTGATTACATCGTTTTATTTCCGACTATTGCTGGAGGTTGA
- a CDS encoding urocanate hydratase, with amino-acid sequence MQTNVTAAKAMTIRLDDELPRQKEFLEGIRRAPDRGFRLTQSQTMTALKNALRYIPEQHHHELIPEFLEELRTRGRIYGYRFRPEGRLYAKPIDEYTSNCLEGKAFQVMIDNNLDFDVALYPYELVTYGETGAVCQNWMQYRLIRKYLEALTDHQTLVMQSGHPLGLFKSSPDQPRVIITNGLMVGLYDNPDDWEIATQMGVSSYGQMTAGGWMYIGPQGIVHGTYNTLLNAGRKMCGVPAEGDLRGLLFVSSGLGGMSGAQPKAAKISGAVSITAEVDISRITTRHQQGWVDVVSSDMEEVLRLAGEARVAKENLSIAYHGNVVDLLEYIADREFEVELLSDQTSCHVVYDGGYCPAGISFEERTRLLATDRERFKKLVDTSLRRHIAAVQRLKEQGTYFFDYGNAFLKAVFDAGVTEVAKNGVDARDGFIYPSYFEDIMGPIFDYGYGPFRWVCLSGKHDDLKKTDAAAMSCIDPERRAEDRDNYIWIRDAEQNKLVVGSQARILYSDAGGRAAIALKFNEMVRNGEVGTIMLGRDHHDPGGTDSPFRETANIYDGSNVCADMATHCFAGNAARGMSLVALHNGGGTGIGKAINGGFGMVLDGSDRVDEILRSAMSWDVMGGVARRNWARNPNAMDVAMAYNRDNSNGDQITIPYVSDEEAVESAVVDLFTRLQK; translated from the coding sequence ATGCAAACCAATGTAACGGCCGCAAAGGCTATGACCATACGACTAGATGACGAGCTACCACGGCAGAAGGAATTTTTGGAAGGTATACGCCGTGCTCCTGATCGTGGATTTCGGCTCACCCAGTCACAGACCATGACCGCGCTGAAAAATGCGCTTCGCTATATTCCAGAGCAACACCACCACGAGTTAATCCCGGAGTTCCTGGAGGAGTTACGCACCAGAGGCCGTATATACGGTTACCGTTTCCGGCCCGAGGGAAGACTCTACGCTAAACCGATTGACGAATACACCAGCAATTGCCTTGAGGGAAAAGCCTTTCAGGTAATGATCGATAATAATCTCGACTTTGATGTCGCCCTTTACCCCTATGAGCTGGTCACCTACGGCGAGACCGGAGCGGTCTGTCAAAACTGGATGCAGTACCGATTGATCCGGAAATATCTGGAAGCGCTTACCGACCATCAAACTCTGGTTATGCAGTCAGGCCATCCGCTTGGCCTTTTCAAGTCGAGTCCCGATCAACCCAGGGTGATCATTACCAACGGCTTGATGGTGGGCCTCTATGACAACCCGGATGACTGGGAGATCGCTACCCAGATGGGTGTCTCCTCCTACGGTCAGATGACCGCCGGGGGCTGGATGTATATCGGCCCCCAGGGAATCGTGCATGGCACTTACAACACCCTGCTCAATGCCGGTCGTAAGATGTGTGGAGTACCCGCTGAAGGTGATCTGCGTGGTCTGCTGTTTGTCTCGTCGGGCCTGGGCGGAATGAGCGGTGCACAGCCGAAAGCTGCGAAAATTTCAGGTGCGGTATCAATCACCGCCGAGGTGGATATTTCCCGTATTACTACCCGCCATCAGCAAGGCTGGGTAGATGTGGTTTCAAGTGATATGGAGGAAGTACTGCGTCTGGCTGGAGAAGCCAGAGTTGCGAAAGAAAATCTCTCCATCGCCTATCATGGCAATGTGGTGGACCTGCTCGAGTACATCGCGGACCGGGAGTTTGAGGTGGAGTTGCTATCCGACCAGACCTCCTGTCATGTGGTATACGATGGTGGCTATTGTCCTGCCGGTATCAGCTTTGAGGAACGCACCCGTTTACTGGCAACTGACCGGGAGCGATTCAAAAAACTGGTCGATACAAGCCTGAGACGACATATCGCAGCAGTGCAGAGGCTGAAAGAACAGGGCACCTATTTCTTCGATTACGGCAACGCCTTTTTGAAAGCCGTTTTCGATGCAGGGGTCACGGAAGTTGCCAAAAACGGTGTGGATGCACGGGATGGTTTCATTTATCCCTCTTATTTCGAGGATATCATGGGGCCGATCTTTGATTACGGATATGGCCCGTTCCGCTGGGTATGCCTGAGCGGAAAACATGATGATCTCAAAAAAACCGATGCCGCGGCGATGAGCTGCATCGATCCGGAGCGCAGGGCGGAAGATCGTGATAATTATATCTGGATACGCGATGCGGAGCAAAACAAGCTGGTCGTAGGTAGTCAGGCGCGAATCCTCTATTCAGATGCCGGCGGCCGGGCTGCTATTGCTCTCAAGTTTAATGAGATGGTGCGAAATGGGGAAGTGGGAACGATTATGCTTGGTCGCGACCATCACGACCCGGGCGGTACCGACTCCCCATTTCGTGAGACTGCGAATATTTACGACGGTTCCAATGTCTGCGCTGATATGGCCACGCATTGTTTTGCGGGTAATGCAGCGCGCGGTATGTCGCTGGTGGCACTGCATAACGGCGGTGGCACCGGTATTGGCAAAGCTATCAACGGTGGCTTCGGCATGGTGCTCGATGGCAGCGACCGGGTGGATGAAATCCTGCGTTCAGCCATGAGCTGGGATGTTATGGGTGGGGTCGCACGCCGCAACTGGGCGCGCAATCCTAACGCAATGGATGTGGCCATGGCCTATAATCGCGACAACAGCAATGGAGACCAGATCACCATTCCCTATGTGAGCGACGAAGAGGCGGTTGAAAGTGCGGTAGTGGATCTCTTTACCCGGTTGCAGAAATAG
- the hutC gene encoding histidine utilization repressor gives MSSSKPASLSTGENAPPLYQQVKEYILRKIHSGEWHADMKIDSEAELVAATGVSRMTVNRALRELSAEGRLIRRQGLGTFVAEKKPQAALLEINSIAREIEARGGKYSCTVHLLQEEKAQPGVAARMELQPYSSVFHSVIVHRDNLIPIQLSSRYINPAFAPEYLKQDFTSVTPNEYLLSLAPITAVEHVVEALIPDPWVRELLEINSAEPCLALYRTTWVGNLIATYSVFYSPGSRYTLGSRFVPPSGGVIEVS, from the coding sequence ATGAGCAGCTCAAAACCAGCATCGCTTTCAACCGGAGAAAATGCTCCACCACTCTATCAGCAGGTTAAAGAGTATATACTCAGGAAAATACATTCCGGCGAATGGCATGCCGATATGAAAATTGACTCTGAAGCGGAGCTGGTTGCTGCCACCGGAGTATCCAGAATGACGGTCAACCGTGCTTTAAGAGAATTGAGCGCAGAAGGACGTCTCATCCGCAGGCAGGGGCTCGGAACTTTTGTCGCTGAAAAGAAACCGCAGGCAGCGTTACTTGAGATCAACTCCATAGCCAGAGAGATCGAAGCGCGGGGAGGTAAATACTCCTGTACTGTGCATCTGTTACAAGAAGAAAAAGCACAGCCCGGGGTTGCCGCCAGGATGGAGTTGCAACCGTACTCAAGTGTCTTTCATTCTGTCATCGTCCATCGGGACAACCTTATACCAATTCAGCTCTCCAGCAGGTATATCAATCCAGCCTTCGCACCGGAATATCTCAAACAGGATTTCACCTCTGTCACTCCCAACGAATACCTGCTGAGTCTTGCGCCGATAACAGCTGTTGAACATGTGGTTGAAGCGCTTATCCCCGACCCATGGGTCCGGGAGTTGCTTGAAATCAATTCCGCCGAGCCCTGCCTTGCCCTCTACCGCACGACATGGGTCGGTAATCTTATCGCCACCTATTCTGTCTTCTATTCACCAGGCTCACGCTATACGCTGGGGTCGAGATTCGTGCCCCCGAGTGGTGGGGTAATTGAGGTGAGTTAG
- a CDS encoding choice-of-anchor N protein, whose product MKKSLTIAAIVFGMAAFGTTAYALPALQLGPGTGDWTYIGGGDDTWYTSDDPYNLQALANATQADGGDGDYAWDTDGAIMQYAYLVFSAVPNADSATDLFDIDIFNDGGVTLVDSGFGTPPPEDLNSLSPHSVFPTYYEVYEFRFDDVLEDIWNTEEGESGSGKGYIEDFVVDVLYYDPGVEGIHMDLLTIFGDGKYNPGDFENQFLVKANAPYSHDAQYASPEPIPEPATMLLFGAGLAGLAGMSRRKKK is encoded by the coding sequence ATGAAAAAATCACTGACGATTGCTGCTATTGTATTTGGAATGGCAGCATTTGGAACAACAGCATATGCATTACCAGCATTACAGTTAGGACCTGGAACAGGTGATTGGACTTATATTGGCGGAGGAGACGACACCTGGTATACAAGTGATGATCCATATAACCTGCAAGCGTTGGCCAATGCCACTCAGGCGGACGGGGGAGATGGAGATTACGCATGGGATACAGATGGGGCAATTATGCAATACGCTTATTTGGTTTTTTCCGCAGTCCCGAACGCTGATTCCGCTACAGATCTCTTTGATATAGATATTTTCAACGATGGTGGTGTAACCCTTGTGGATTCAGGTTTTGGGACACCTCCGCCGGAAGACCTGAATAGCCTTTCGCCTCATAGTGTTTTCCCAACATATTATGAAGTTTATGAGTTTAGATTTGATGATGTCCTTGAAGACATTTGGAATACAGAGGAAGGAGAGTCTGGGTCGGGTAAGGGCTACATTGAAGATTTTGTAGTAGACGTATTGTACTATGACCCTGGAGTTGAAGGTATCCACATGGATCTTTTAACGATCTTTGGAGATGGAAAATATAATCCTGGTGATTTTGAGAATCAATTTTTAGTCAAGGCGAATGCCCCATACTCCCATGATGCTCAGTACGCTTCACCAGAGCCAATTCCAGAACCAGCAACAATGCTCCTCTTCGGAGCTGGTCTTGCCGGACTTGCCGGAATGAGCAGGAGAAAGAAAAAGTAA
- a CDS encoding cystathionine gamma-synthase family protein: MAAKSSFRRTHLGKRKLSPTTQMTAYGYNPLFSEGSVKPPVFLTSTFTFQSAEEGAEFFDEVAGRKPVDQDRGAGGLVYSRFNHPNCEIVEDRLAILDGTESALITSSGMAAISSLFLTFARPGDSIVHYSPLYGGTETLLSNYFNSWGVTPMAFFDGLADAPLTESLTKAYAKGPVKIVYLETPANPTNSMIDLAMCRQVVDKWSQSRGIASPLIVCDNTLLGPVFQKPHDFGIDLCIYSLTKYIGGHSDLIAGAITGKKALLHKLRLTRSSFGFQLDPHSSWMLTRSLETVFLRMERAAKSGVKVAEWLAGNKLLPCKLLHPHFLDDQTKNVYERQCTGPGSTFSFVVEENRQLAFKILNELQLFQLAVSLGGTESLVCHPASTTHSGVPVDIREKVGISEGMIRLSVGLEDPDDLIEDLRQAFAQARK; encoded by the coding sequence ATGGCTGCCAAAAGTTCATTCCGTCGCACTCATCTCGGTAAAAGAAAGCTCTCTCCGACAACCCAGATGACCGCTTATGGTTACAATCCTCTCTTTTCGGAAGGATCAGTAAAACCGCCCGTTTTTCTTACCTCAACCTTTACCTTTCAATCAGCTGAAGAAGGCGCCGAGTTTTTTGATGAGGTAGCAGGCAGAAAACCAGTCGATCAGGACCGCGGTGCAGGTGGACTGGTCTACAGTCGCTTTAATCACCCGAACTGTGAAATAGTTGAAGACAGGTTGGCTATTCTTGATGGAACTGAATCTGCGCTCATCACTTCTTCTGGTATGGCGGCAATAAGCAGTCTCTTTCTCACCTTTGCCAGACCGGGTGACAGCATCGTTCATTACAGCCCTCTTTACGGTGGCACAGAGACTTTACTCTCCAATTATTTCAATAGTTGGGGGGTAACTCCCATGGCCTTTTTCGACGGCCTTGCTGATGCTCCGCTGACAGAATCCCTCACCAAAGCATATGCAAAGGGACCGGTAAAAATTGTTTATCTCGAAACACCTGCAAATCCGACCAATAGTATGATCGACCTCGCCATGTGCCGACAGGTCGTGGACAAATGGAGCCAATCACGCGGAATCGCATCCCCTCTTATTGTTTGCGACAACACCCTGCTTGGACCAGTCTTTCAAAAACCTCATGACTTCGGCATAGATCTCTGTATCTATTCATTAACCAAATATATCGGTGGTCACAGCGACCTTATCGCAGGTGCAATTACCGGCAAAAAAGCGTTATTGCACAAACTGCGCTTAACCAGAAGCAGCTTTGGTTTTCAGCTTGACCCACACTCCTCATGGATGCTGACACGATCTCTGGAGACCGTCTTTTTGCGAATGGAGCGTGCTGCGAAATCAGGAGTTAAGGTTGCGGAATGGCTGGCCGGCAACAAGCTTCTGCCGTGCAAACTGCTACACCCGCATTTTCTCGATGACCAGACCAAAAACGTATACGAACGCCAGTGCACAGGACCCGGCTCCACCTTCTCGTTCGTGGTTGAAGAAAATCGCCAGCTTGCTTTTAAAATTCTCAATGAGCTACAACTGTTTCAACTGGCGGTAAGCCTTGGCGGTACCGAGTCGCTGGTTTGTCACCCGGCCTCGACCACCCATTCAGGTGTACCAGTCGATATCAGGGAAAAAGTTGGGATAAGTGAGGGGATGATCAGGCTCTCGGTGGGGTTGGAAGATCCGGACGACCTTATTGAAGACCTTCGGCAGGCATTCGCTCAAGCCAGGAAATGA
- the ftcD gene encoding glutamate formimidoyltransferase gives MKKIIECVPNFSEGRDPEIIEAIAEAIRNVKGCSLIDVDPGRSTNRTVYTFVGGPESIIEGALAAARVARERIDMRKHGGEHPRFGAMDVCPFVPVAGVTMAECVEIAKKFAARAAQELKIPLYLYEEAAEHDYRRKLPDVRAGEYEGLAEKLQDPRWKPDFGPTDFVPEWGITATGARKFLIAYNVNILGTSNQAHRIALNLREAGRGEDSPGSLKEVKGMGWFVDEYNLAQVTVNLNDYQVTPIHVMYEEAKKEAAALNLAVTGSEIVGVVPLEAMLMAADYYIEKEELFIYQEDQKIRLAVERMGLNSVAPFKPEEKIIEYIVAEEPDEPLAGMSVREFIEEIAARSSAPGGGSASAAVAAIGSGLGSMVAKLTWGVRKFEGVQPKMMEAIPVLHEVTQKLIPMIDADTSAFNEYMEGLRMPKNSEAEKKARTAKMQAGLKTAIQVPLTTMRLADSAWDALNLVAAYGNPASKSDTQVGARSLETGIWGAYQNVLINMAGIKDEEYRQATLAEAEQLTLRAKEQCEKVLNLLEH, from the coding sequence ATGAAGAAGATAATAGAATGCGTTCCGAACTTTTCTGAAGGAAGAGATCCGGAGATCATAGAAGCGATCGCGGAGGCGATCAGAAATGTGAAAGGCTGTTCCCTGATTGATGTTGATCCGGGGCGTTCCACCAATAGAACAGTCTATACTTTCGTGGGCGGGCCGGAGAGCATCATTGAAGGTGCGTTGGCGGCAGCAAGGGTGGCGCGGGAGCGGATCGACATGCGAAAGCATGGTGGTGAACATCCCAGGTTCGGAGCCATGGATGTCTGCCCGTTTGTACCGGTGGCAGGTGTTACCATGGCTGAATGTGTTGAAATCGCCAAAAAGTTCGCAGCACGGGCTGCCCAGGAGTTGAAAATTCCTTTGTACCTCTACGAAGAGGCGGCAGAACATGACTATCGGCGCAAATTGCCAGATGTGCGCGCCGGAGAATATGAGGGACTTGCCGAAAAACTGCAGGACCCCAGGTGGAAGCCGGATTTCGGTCCAACCGACTTTGTACCGGAATGGGGCATCACCGCCACCGGGGCCAGAAAGTTCCTGATTGCCTACAATGTCAATATCCTCGGTACTTCCAACCAGGCCCACAGGATTGCCCTCAACTTGCGGGAAGCCGGCCGCGGTGAAGACAGCCCCGGTAGCTTGAAAGAAGTTAAGGGGATGGGCTGGTTTGTTGATGAGTATAACCTGGCTCAGGTCACGGTAAACCTCAACGACTATCAGGTCACACCTATCCATGTGATGTACGAGGAGGCTAAAAAAGAGGCTGCGGCATTGAATCTTGCCGTAACAGGTTCTGAAATTGTGGGTGTAGTGCCGCTGGAGGCGATGTTGATGGCAGCGGATTATTACATAGAAAAAGAAGAGCTATTCATCTATCAGGAAGATCAGAAAATCAGGCTGGCAGTGGAACGGATGGGTCTGAATTCGGTGGCGCCGTTCAAGCCGGAAGAAAAGATAATTGAATATATTGTGGCAGAAGAGCCCGATGAACCTCTTGCCGGTATGAGCGTGCGGGAGTTTATCGAAGAGATCGCTGCCAGAAGCTCGGCACCAGGCGGTGGCTCTGCTTCGGCAGCGGTGGCGGCAATCGGGTCGGGGCTGGGTTCCATGGTAGCCAAGCTCACCTGGGGGGTACGTAAATTTGAGGGTGTGCAGCCGAAGATGATGGAAGCCATTCCGGTGCTTCATGAAGTGACCCAAAAGTTGATACCAATGATAGATGCTGATACCTCGGCCTTCAATGAGTATATGGAAGGCTTGCGTATGCCCAAAAATAGTGAGGCCGAAAAAAAGGCCCGGACCGCGAAGATGCAGGCAGGGTTGAAGACTGCGATTCAGGTGCCGCTCACCACCATGCGCTTGGCCGATTCCGCCTGGGATGCGCTCAATCTGGTGGCTGCATATGGTAATCCAGCTTCAAAATCAGACACTCAGGTTGGCGCCCGCTCTCTGGAGACCGGTATCTGGGGAGCATATCAGAACGTGCTGATCAATATGGCAGGGATAAAGGACGAGGAGTATCGCCAAGCTACTTTGGCAGAAGCTGAACAACTCACGCTGCGGGCCAAAGAGCAATGCGAGAAAGTTCTTAACTTGCTGGAACATTGA
- the hutI gene encoding imidazolonepropionase — translation MYILFKNCRIFTPVDRGVPCGGNSQGELASFPDGALLVAGDGRIVAIGEEHEVTKEASTLSKVKTMDMQGKCLIPGFVDPHTHMCFATRREAEFELRLAGTPYLEILKKGGGILSSVRAVAEATESELYEVTRKHALSALKSGTTTLEIKSGYGLNTESELKQLRAIGKLAREGVQDVVATFLGAHAIPLEFKHNPDEFITLVIDEMLPAVVEQGIAAQCDIFCEVGVFTIEQGRRLLKAAQAQGMKVKIHADEVHDLGGAGLAAELMACSADHLLAASDENIRTMAAHGVVANLLPATAYSLRKPYARARFMIDNNLPVALATDCNPGSSYTESMPFVIGLAVLNMNMTPAEALVAATLNAAYSIGMADKVGSLDVGKQADFLTLDGDSPAILAYHAGVSPVQEVYKKGVRVV, via the coding sequence ATGTACATATTGTTTAAAAACTGTAGGATATTCACCCCAGTCGATCGAGGCGTACCATGCGGTGGTAACAGTCAGGGCGAGTTGGCATCGTTTCCAGATGGCGCGCTGCTTGTTGCAGGTGATGGCAGAATTGTCGCGATTGGTGAAGAGCACGAGGTTACCAAAGAGGCATCAACGCTCAGCAAGGTCAAGACGATGGATATGCAGGGCAAATGCCTGATCCCAGGTTTTGTCGACCCGCATACCCATATGTGCTTTGCCACACGTCGCGAGGCAGAGTTTGAGTTGCGGCTTGCCGGAACACCGTATCTGGAAATCCTGAAAAAGGGTGGGGGAATCCTCTCCTCGGTTCGGGCGGTGGCTGAAGCCACCGAGTCCGAATTATATGAAGTAACCAGAAAGCATGCACTGTCCGCTTTGAAAAGCGGTACCACCACCTTGGAAATCAAGAGTGGCTATGGGCTCAATACAGAGAGTGAACTCAAGCAATTACGGGCTATTGGTAAACTCGCCAGAGAAGGTGTGCAGGATGTGGTGGCAACTTTTCTCGGTGCCCACGCCATTCCGCTGGAATTTAAACACAACCCCGATGAATTCATTACCCTGGTGATAGATGAGATGTTGCCCGCGGTAGTAGAGCAAGGTATCGCTGCTCAATGCGACATTTTCTGCGAAGTGGGGGTGTTTACCATTGAACAGGGGCGGCGCTTGCTTAAAGCAGCCCAAGCACAGGGCATGAAGGTGAAGATTCATGCCGATGAGGTGCATGATCTCGGTGGGGCGGGCTTGGCTGCAGAACTCATGGCGTGCTCTGCGGATCATCTGCTTGCTGCTTCTGACGAAAATATCAGGACAATGGCGGCTCATGGCGTTGTGGCTAATCTGTTGCCAGCCACGGCCTATAGCCTGAGGAAACCCTATGCCCGGGCCAGGTTTATGATCGACAATAACCTGCCTGTGGCGCTGGCCACTGATTGTAACCCCGGTTCCAGTTATACAGAGTCGATGCCATTCGTTATCGGACTTGCAGTGCTCAATATGAATATGACACCGGCGGAAGCTCTGGTTGCCGCCACCTTGAATGCAGCCTATTCCATCGGTATGGCAGATAAAGTGGGCAGCCTTGATGTTGGCAAGCAGGCTGATTTTCTGACCCTTGATGGGGACTCACCGGCAATTCTTGCATATCATGCCGGAGTATCGCCGGTTCAAGAAGTGTATAAGAAAGGGGTTCGGGTGGTTTGA
- the hutH gene encoding histidine ammonia-lyase, with protein MRTFEIEPGKISLEELRSVSREATRISLNPACRNAIDDSVATVRKLIDEGRVIYGINTGFGLLAHTVIPRDELEHLQESIVLSHAAGVGNLMSESTTRLLMVLKINSLARGYSGIRYEVIDALVQLVNHEVYPCIPVKGSVGASGDLAPLAHMSTVLLGEGEVMHKGKRLTGKEGLTIAGLSPFTLHPKEGLALLNGTQASTALALKGLFAAEDLFAAAVVTGSLSVEAAMGSRRPFDPLIHEVRGHQAQIDAARMYRDLLQHSEIEVSHLDCEAVQDPYSLRCQPQVMGACLTQIRNAADTLLIEANAVSDNPLVFAEVNDIFSGGNFHAEPVAMAADNLALAIAEIGSLSERRMALLIDSNMSKLPPFLVEKGGLNSGFMIAQVTSAALASENKSLAHPASVDSLPTSANQEDHVSMATFAARRLTDMAENSANVLAIELLAACQGLDFRAPLKSSELLESAKDQVRNRVPFYDKDRYFSPDIAKICELIQQGELNHLVDSSLIPSFK; from the coding sequence ATGCGCACATTTGAAATAGAACCAGGAAAAATTTCCCTCGAAGAGCTCCGCTCCGTCTCCAGAGAGGCTACCCGGATCAGTCTCAACCCAGCCTGTCGTAATGCCATCGATGATTCCGTTGCAACGGTACGCAAGCTTATAGATGAGGGCCGCGTCATCTACGGTATCAATACCGGTTTTGGCCTGCTGGCCCATACTGTGATACCAAGAGATGAACTTGAGCATTTGCAGGAATCAATCGTTCTTTCCCACGCAGCCGGAGTCGGCAACCTGATGAGCGAATCCACCACCAGGCTGCTGATGGTACTGAAAATCAACAGTCTGGCTCGCGGTTATTCCGGCATTCGCTATGAGGTAATCGATGCTCTGGTGCAGCTGGTGAATCATGAGGTTTACCCCTGCATACCGGTGAAGGGTTCCGTGGGAGCATCCGGTGACCTTGCCCCGCTCGCACACATGAGCACCGTGTTGCTGGGCGAAGGCGAAGTGATGCATAAGGGAAAGCGATTGACCGGCAAAGAAGGTCTGACAATCGCCGGTCTCTCCCCTTTTACCCTGCACCCCAAAGAGGGACTAGCCCTGCTCAACGGTACCCAGGCCTCCACCGCGCTGGCTCTTAAAGGACTTTTTGCGGCTGAGGATCTCTTTGCCGCCGCAGTGGTAACAGGTTCCCTTTCTGTTGAGGCGGCCATGGGCAGTCGCAGACCTTTCGATCCTTTGATCCATGAGGTGCGGGGCCACCAGGCACAGATTGATGCAGCCAGGATGTATCGTGACCTGCTGCAGCATAGCGAGATTGAAGTTTCCCATCTCGACTGCGAAGCTGTGCAGGACCCCTACTCACTCAGATGCCAGCCCCAGGTGATGGGCGCCTGCCTGACCCAGATACGAAACGCGGCCGATACGCTTTTAATCGAAGCCAACGCTGTCTCTGACAACCCACTGGTATTTGCGGAAGTGAATGATATTTTCTCTGGCGGCAATTTCCATGCCGAACCGGTCGCAATGGCAGCAGATAACCTGGCACTGGCAATAGCCGAAATCGGCTCACTCTCTGAACGCAGGATGGCCCTGCTTATCGACTCGAACATGAGTAAACTGCCGCCATTTCTGGTTGAGAAAGGCGGGCTGAACTCTGGTTTTATGATCGCCCAGGTAACCTCTGCCGCACTTGCCAGTGAAAATAAATCCCTGGCCCACCCTGCTTCCGTCGATAGTCTGCCCACCTCGGCCAACCAGGAAGACCATGTTTCCATGGCAACCTTTGCCGCAAGACGGCTCACCGATATGGCAGAAAATAGTGCCAACGTGCTCGCCATTGAATTACTCGCCGCCTGTCAGGGCTTGGACTTCCGGGCACCACTCAAGAGCAGCGAGCTGCTTGAATCCGCCAAGGATCAGGTGAGAAATCGAGTGCCTTTCTATGACAAGGACAGATATTTTTCCCCTGATATTGCAAAAATCTGCGAGCTCATCCAACAGGGTGAGTTAAATCATCTGGTCGATTCCTCACTGATACCAAGTTTCAAATAA
- a CDS encoding IS91 family transposase, producing the protein MKDNGNTPEIADIFRRYGKKYRDMHVVGSQQYKVMRRIEICRTAALGGHVEACNHCGYSRNAYNSCRDRHCPKCQTMVKEKWLSDRRTELLPCPYFHNVFTLPHELNPLVMGNKHIMLTLLFTAVKETLQVFARDPQWRLGGQLGFISVLHTWNQKLMDHYHLHCIIPAGVLSFDRTSWTGTRRKYLFRVQSLAKEFKKRYLDKLERAHKKNLLSFPGKVAGLQEKKQFLTFIETLRGKQWITYAKQPFGGPEQVLEYLGRYTHRVAITNNRIIAIDDGKVSFRYRDRSDDNKEKELTLSAEEFIRRFLLHVLPSGFTKIRYYGFLAHANKKTCIALIRTLIGSDVKYTQKTVETVQEMMLRLTGIDICCCPQCGKGKLVYLRPITDLAYDDSS; encoded by the coding sequence ATGAAAGATAATGGCAACACACCGGAGATTGCCGATATCTTTCGCAGATATGGTAAGAAATACCGGGATATGCATGTGGTGGGATCGCAGCAATATAAGGTCATGAGACGCATCGAAATATGTCGGACCGCTGCCCTTGGAGGCCATGTCGAAGCCTGTAATCATTGCGGTTATAGCCGCAACGCATATAACTCCTGCCGGGACAGACACTGTCCGAAATGCCAGACCATGGTCAAGGAGAAATGGCTCAGTGACAGAAGGACAGAACTGCTGCCTTGCCCCTATTTTCACAACGTTTTCACTTTGCCGCATGAGCTTAATCCCCTGGTTATGGGCAATAAACACATTATGCTGACTCTGCTGTTTACCGCAGTCAAAGAAACATTGCAGGTCTTCGCCCGTGATCCGCAGTGGCGCCTTGGGGGCCAACTCGGCTTCATTTCCGTGCTTCACACATGGAATCAGAAACTCATGGACCACTACCACCTGCACTGCATCATCCCGGCAGGAGTTCTTTCATTTGATCGTACAAGCTGGACCGGCACCAGAAGAAAATATTTATTCCGGGTTCAGTCATTGGCGAAGGAGTTCAAAAAACGCTATCTGGACAAGCTAGAAAGGGCACATAAGAAAAACCTCCTTTCTTTCCCTGGCAAGGTTGCAGGGCTGCAAGAGAAAAAACAGTTCCTGACGTTCATAGAAACGTTGCGTGGCAAGCAGTGGATCACTTATGCCAAACAGCCCTTTGGTGGACCGGAACAGGTACTCGAATATCTCGGTCGCTATACCCACCGGGTGGCAATAACCAACAACCGGATCATTGCTATCGATGATGGCAAGGTTAGCTTCAGGTATCGGGACCGCAGCGACGACAATAAGGAAAAAGAACTTACCCTCAGTGCTGAAGAATTTATCAGGCGATTTCTCCTGCACGTGCTGCCGAGCGGCTTTACCAAAATCCGCTATTACGGCTTCCTGGCTCATGCTAACAAGAAAACCTGCATCGCTTTAATCCGCACCCTGATCGGTTCAGACGTCAAATATACACAGAAAACAGTGGAGACCGTTCAGGAGATGATGCTGCGCTTGACCGGCATCGACATCTGCTGCTGCCCGCAGTGCGGCAAGGGAAAGCTGGTCTATCTCAGGCCGATTACCGACCTGGCTTATGATGATAGCTCCTGA